CCGGGCGCGTCCCCGCGTCGTCGGATTCACCTGCGTCCGGGCTCGCCCCGGCATCGGTCGCGGTCCCTCCATCGGAGCTCGCTCCGCCGTCTGGCGTTCCCCCGGCGTCGGGTCCGATCCCTCCGTCAGGGGTGCTCCCCGCATCCGAGCTCCCACTCCCGCCATCGGGTCCGCTCCCGCCGTCAGGCAGGCTCCCGGCGTCGGCACTGCTCCCCGCATCCGGCGTCGTACAGGCTCCGACTCGTGGATCGAACTCCCCCTCGATGCACGTGCAGGTGTAGCCACCCGGGGTGTTGTTACACAGCGTTCCTGGTGTGCAGTACCCGTTGTTCTCGGCGCACTCGTTGATATCGACACACGCGCTGCCATGGGCCTCGAACCCGGGCTTGCATCCGCAAACGCGGCTGCCCGGGGTATTCGTGCACGTCATGCTCAGCGGGTCACAGCCGCCGTTGTCGGTGGCGCACTCGTTGATGTCCACGCAGACGATGCCGTTCCCCGAGTAGCCAGAGACGCAGGTGCAGCTCCAGCTCCCCGGGCTATTCGCGCACGTCGCGTTCGGGCTGCACCCTCCGTTGTTCGTGGCGCACTCGTTGATGTCCACGCACGTCACGCCGTCACCGCTGAACCCGCTCTTGCACGCGCAGGTCCGGCCGCCTGGAGTGTTCGTGCAGGTGGCGTCCGGGCCGCACCCTCCGTTGTTCGTGGCGCACTCGTTGATGTCCACGCAGGTCCGGCCGTCGCCGCTGTAGCCCGCCTTGCACGCGCACGTGAAGCTTCCCGGCGTATTCGTGCACGTCGCGTCCACGCTGCAGCCTCCATTGCCCACGGCGCATTCGTTGATGTCCGAGCACACGGACCGGCTCCCCTCGGCGCCGGTGCACGTCCAGCCCGCCTCCACACCACAGCGCGCCGAGCAGCCGTCCCCGGCGGCGGTGTTCCCGTCGTCGCAGGACTCCGTGTGCTCGAGGACGGCGTTCCCGCAGGTGACATCCAGGACGATGAACACCATCGCGGCGCCCACGTCGGCGCTGACGGCGTCGACGCCTGGGCTCCCCACGATGACCGTGTTCCCTTGCATGGCCACGGCGCGCCCCAGGCCGTCCGCGACGGCGCCGTCACTCGCGACGAGCTTGCGCTGCTGGCTCCACGTCGTCTCCGTGCGAGTGAAGACATACACGCCACCCGCCCCGCTGCCTCCCGGTGTATCGACTCCGGTCGCTCCGACGGCGAGCCTGTCTCCATGGATGGAGACACTCCCGCCCAGCGCGTCTTGCGCGGCACCGTCCGACGCAACCAGCTTCTGCTGGAGGCTCCAGCTCGCGCCGGACCTCACGAACACGTAGGCGCTCCCCGCGTCGGCACGGGCCGCGAGGTCATCGCCCGGGGCCCCCACCACCACCGTCTCCCCGTGGACGGCCACGGCCCGGCCGAAGCCATCGTCCACCGCGCCGTCATCCGCGACGAGCCCCTGCTCGTGTTGCCACGTCCCGCCACTGTTCCGCACGACGACGTAGGCCTTGCCCGAGTTGGCGGACCCGACGGCGTCCTTGTTGGGCGCGCCGATGACGGCCGTCAGCCCGGACAGCGCGACGCTCGTGCCGAAGGCGCCACCGCCCGCCGCGTCAGGCGCGGTCACCTTCTGTTCGAGCGCCCAGTACCCACCCTGCACCTTCGCGAAGAAGTAGGTGCTGCCAGCGTCGACGAGGTTCGGCGCGTCGTCCCCAGGCGCTCCGAACAGTGCGTAATCCCCCGCGAGCGCCACGCTCTGTCCGAATCGGTCGTCCGCGTTCTGGTCCGATGTAATGGCCGAGAGCTTCTGCTGGCGGGTCCACGTGCCGCCCTGCCGGACGCACACATACGCGGCTCCGACGTTGGCGAAGCCCGCGACCTTCAGCTTGGGGCCTCCGATCAGCACGGTCTCCCCCGAGATGGCCACACTGGTCCCGAACCCCACGCTGGCTAGCAGGTCACCCGAGACCAGCTTCTGCTGGAGCGTCCATGCATGCCCGGTGCGGACGAAGACATAGGCGCTGCCTGCCTGGCTTTGCAGCTCGCTCAGGTCGTCGAGCGGCGCGCCGATGACGGCCGTGTCTCCATCGAAGGCCACGCTCTGCCCGAAGGCGTCTCCCTGGGCCTCGCCCGCGGCGAAGAACTCCTGTCCCGAGCTCCAAGCCGCTCCCTGGCGCTGGAGCACGAGCACGCTCCCCGACTCGGCCCCTCCTGACGTGCGCCCCGGTGCGCCGAGCAGGGCCGTCTCTCCCGTGAGCGCCACCGCCATGCCGAGCCGACCCATCCCCGAACCCGCGGCCGGCGTCCAGGCCGTCTCCAACGTCCAGGTGTTGCCCGTCCGCGCGTAGATGTACGCCCCTCCCACGTCGTCGTTGCTCGAGAAAACGCTGTCCTTTCCGAAGGCGCCTACCACGAGCCGCTCGCCCGACAGCGCGACCCGCTGGCCGAAGCCGTCGCCCGAAGCGCCGTCGAACGCGGTCAGCTCCTGCTGGAGACTCCAGGTCGTGCCCGAGCGGACGAAGACCTGCGCGCTCCCCGTCCCACTCCCACGCGACGTCGTCCCCCGAGGGAATGCCCACCAGCGCGGTGCTCCCCGAGAGGGCGACGCTGCTTCCGAACTGCTCGGAAGGCTGGCCCGTCGCCGACGAGAGGCGCTGCTGTTGGAGCCAGCTGCTGTCGATGCGGTGGAACACGTAGGCGCTGCCGGCGTTGCTCCCCTTCGCGGTGTCATCGAAGGGAGCCCCCACGAGGATGGCGTCCCCGTCGATGGCGACGCTGGAGCCGAAGCTGTCGTTCGCCGCTCCGTCGTCGGCGAGCAGCCGCGCCTGGAGCACCCAGCTCGAGCCCGAGCGGAAGTACACATAGGCACTCCCGGCTTGCGACCCACGCTCGTTGGTGTTCTGGGGCGCGCCGATGACGGCATGGTCGCCCTGGATGTCGACGCTGCCTCCGAAGCCGTCCCCTCTATTGAGGTAGCTCCCCAGCAGCTTCTGCTGGACGACCCAACCCCCGCCCGTGCGCTTGAAGATGTACGCATTGCCGATGCCCGGGCGCAGCTCGCGGTCGTGGCTCGGCGCCCCGACGATGGCGTAATCACCCGAGACCGCGATTCTCTGACCGAAGAGGGCACCGTCCTGCGGCTCGGGGTCGGTCGTCCCGGACAGCCGCGCCTCCTCGAGCCAGATGAGCGGGTCGACCCGCACGGGGAACACGGCGTTCCGCGTGTCGACGTGAATGGTCAGCTCCCCCGCCGAGGTCCGCGCGAACCGTGTCGCCAGCGGCGTTCCCCGGTCGTCCACCGCGTACAGGTCCGTGAGGACATGACGGGCTCCTGCTCCC
The sequence above is a segment of the Myxococcus stipitatus genome. Coding sequences within it:
- a CDS encoding EGF domain-containing protein; translated protein: MVGAFGKDSVFSSNDDVGGAYIYARTGNTWTLETAWTPAAGSGMGRLGMAVALTGETALLGAPGRTSGGAESGSVLVLQRQGAAWSSGQEFFAAGEAQGDAFGQSVAFDGDTAVIGAPLDDLSELQSQAGSAYVFVRTGHAWTLQQKLVSGDLLASVGFGTSVAISGETVLIGGPKLKVAGFANVGAAYVCVRQGGTWTRQQKLSAITSDQNADDRFGQSVALAGDYALFGAPGDDAPNLVDAGSTYFFAKVQGGYWALEQKVTAPDAAGGGAFGTSVALSGLTAVIGAPNKDAVGSANSGKAYVVVRNSGGTWQHEQGLVADDGAVDDGFGRAVAVHGETVVVGAPGDDLAARADAGSAYVFVRSGASWSLQQKLVASDGAAQDALGGSVSIHGDRLAVGATGVDTPGGSGAGGVYVFTRTETTWSQQRKLVASDGAVADGLGRAVAMQGNTVIVGSPGVDAVSADVGAAMVFIVLDVTCGNAVLEHTESCDDGNTAAGDGCSARCGVEAGWTCTGAEGSRSVCSDINECAVGNGGCSVDATCTNTPGSFTCACKAGYSGDGRTCVDINECATNNGGCGPDATCTNTPGGRTCACKSGFSGDGVTCVDINECATNNGGCSPNATCANSPGSWSCTCVSGYSGNGIVCVDINECATDNGGCDPLSMTCTNTPGSRVCGCKPGFEAHGSACVDINECAENNGYCTPGTLCNNTPGGYTCTCIEGEFDPRVGACTTPDAGSSADAGSLPDGGSGPDGGSGSSDAGSTPDGGIGPDAGGTPDGGASSDGGTATDAGASPDAGESDDAGTRPDAGDSDDAGTRPDAGGPPDSGVTPDAGSVPGDAAPSSGCACGASGDAGAVSSSILWAVVMLGWFARRRRLGA